The sequence below is a genomic window from Deltaproteobacteria bacterium.
CGTTTTCCTGACACTCTACGGCCTCCTTCACTTCTATGCCTTTTTGAAGGTGCAAAAGGCCTTTGTCCTGAGCAGGGGGGCCGGCGCGGTCCTGGCCTGTTTCATGCTCTTCATGCTCTTCTGTCCGGTCCTTGTGCGGGTGCTCGAACGGCACGGGGTGGAGGCCTTTTCCAGGATCCTGGCCATTACCGGATATATCTGGATGGGATTTCTGTTTCTGTTTGTGTGCGCCGTCTTGCTCATGGATCTCTATGGCCTGATCTGTAGAGTCGGGACGTATCTTCTTCACGGAAGGGCGGACAGATGGATCCCGAGTGCCCGGGTGGTCTTTTTCGCTGCCCTGGCCGTCTCTGTTACCGGGACCGCCTATGGATACCTGGAGGCCCTTACCATTCGGAAGGAACATCTCACCATTCGGACGCCCAAGATCCCGAAATCGTTGGGTAGACTCAGAATCGTCCAGATCTCGGATATGCACCTGGGACGGATCGTGGGTGAGGGGAGACTGGAAAATATCCTCGGGAAGGTGCGGGAAGCGAAACCCGATATCCTGGTTTCCACCGGCGATCTGGTGGATGGACAGATGGATGACGCGTCAGGCCTGGCAGATATGCTGGAACGCATTCACACCCCGTACGGAAAGTTTGCGGTTACGGGCAATCACGAGTTCTATGCCGGACTGGGGAGGTCCCTGGCCTTTACCGAGGCCGCGGGATTTACGGTCCTCAGGGGGACCGGGGCGGACATAAAGGGAATGATCTTCATTGCCGGCGTAGATGATGCGGCCGGCCGGCGGTTCGGCCTTTCCACGGAAGAGAGGGAAGAAGAGTTGCTCTCCCAGGCCCCTATGGACCGGTTCGCCCTCCTGTTGAAGCACAGGCCCTATGTCGCGCATACCGGCGACCGGAATTTTGACCTCCAGCTTTCAGGCCATACCCACGGGGGTCAGATCTTTCCGTTCAGCCTCATCATCAAGATGCTGTACCCGGTGGACTCGGGGCTGCTGAGATTGAGGAAGGGAGCCTATCTCTACGTGAGCCGGGGGGGAGGCACGTGGGGGCCGCCCATTCGATTCCTGGCCCCTCCGGAGATAGCGATCATCGACCTGGTTTACGGAAGAGACACGGAACAGACCTTTTGAAAGATGTTTCAAGCCGTGGGTGAAAACATCTCTCCAGCCGGACCACATCCCCTGCCGGCCACGGAACACCGGCCCCTGAAAGAGGTCCGGGCATTCTTCCGCGGTTGCCGTTATTAAGCGCAATATACGAGGTCTCTTGATGGAAGGGGCGAATGTGGTGGGAAACTGTTGGAAATCCTTCCACTGATGGTATATAAGGGAGCCGTCCCATTCCAAAGGATTTAAGGAGTCTTGATATGAAACAGAATGTCGTCATTGTGGGTGCAGTGGCCCTGGGACCCAAGGCCGCCTGCCGGTTCAAACGACTGGCGCCCGATGCAATGGTCACCATGATCGATCAGAGCGACCTGATTTCTTATGGAGGGTGCGGGATCCCCTATTTTGTATCCGGTGATGTAAGCGATCCAGGCCAGCTCCAGTCCACCAGTTTTCACATGCTTCGCGATGAAAAATTCTTCAAAAATGCAAAAGATATCGATGTCCTCACAAATGCCAGGGCCGTTTCCATAGACCGGAGTCGAAAGGAACTCCATGTGCAGCACGTGCAGGACGGAAGGGAGGAGGCCCTCCCCTATGACCGGCTGGTCCTGGCTACCGGAAGTCGACCCAAGCGGCTTCCCATACCGGGCGTCGACCTGGACGGGGTCTTCACGGTATCGGATCTGGGCGGGGCCGTGGCCATCAAGAATAAGGTTGCAGGGGGTAGCGTTGGAAAAGCGGTGATTATCGGCGGGGGCGCCATAGGTCTTGAAATGGCCGAGGCCCTGGCCGACCTGTGGGGCATTGAAACCGCCGTGGTGGAGATCGCGGACCAGATACTGCCGGGGATCGTCAGCCCGGTCATGGCCCGGATGGGACAGCATCAGATGGCGGAAAACGGGATATCCTTTTTTCTGAAGGAGCAGGTGCTCCGGCTGGAAGGGGAAGGCCGGGTGAACCGTGTGGTGACCGACAAGCGCGAATTGGATGCAGATCTGGTGATCATGGCGGTAGGGGTCGCTCCCAACACGGATCTTGCCAGGGAGGCGGGTCTCGATATTTCTCCGGAAGGCGCCATTGTGGTGAATGAAAGGATGGAGACCTCGGATCCGAATATCTATGCCGGGGGGGACTGCGTGGAGATCCCTGACCTG
It includes:
- a CDS encoding metallophosphoesterase, whose translation is MFISVFLTLYGLLHFYAFLKVQKAFVLSRGAGAVLACFMLFMLFCPVLVRVLERHGVEAFSRILAITGYIWMGFLFLFVCAVLLMDLYGLICRVGTYLLHGRADRWIPSARVVFFAALAVSVTGTAYGYLEALTIRKEHLTIRTPKIPKSLGRLRIVQISDMHLGRIVGEGRLENILGKVREAKPDILVSTGDLVDGQMDDASGLADMLERIHTPYGKFAVTGNHEFYAGLGRSLAFTEAAGFTVLRGTGADIKGMIFIAGVDDAAGRRFGLSTEEREEELLSQAPMDRFALLLKHRPYVAHTGDRNFDLQLSGHTHGGQIFPFSLIIKMLYPVDSGLLRLRKGAYLYVSRGGGTWGPPIRFLAPPEIAIIDLVYGRDTEQTF
- a CDS encoding FAD-dependent oxidoreductase — encoded protein: MKQNVVIVGAVALGPKAACRFKRLAPDAMVTMIDQSDLISYGGCGIPYFVSGDVSDPGQLQSTSFHMLRDEKFFKNAKDIDVLTNARAVSIDRSRKELHVQHVQDGREEALPYDRLVLATGSRPKRLPIPGVDLDGVFTVSDLGGAVAIKNKVAGGSVGKAVIIGGGAIGLEMAEALADLWGIETAVVEIADQILPGIVSPVMARMGQHQMAENGISFFLKEQVLRLEGEGRVNRVVTDKRELDADLVIMAVGVAPNTDLAREAGLDISPEGAIVVNERMETSDPNIYAGGDCVEIPDLVTGKRAYFPSGSLANREGRVIGTNLAGGNAVFEGAVGTFVIKLFDLSVASAGLSLEKARSHGFDALSVFVVQFDRAHFFPEKDLVYLELVVEKGTRRVLGIQGLGGVNSGMFARVSAVAAILRYRPSVADISNLELPYAPPFSSAMDILNALGNAAENTLEGRNRIIDADAFAEWWLGRDKGDTLFLDCRGWGNAEAFVNKYPRDWKSIPQDELTARMAEVPRDKNLVLICNTGVRSYEAQITLDQMGIHNTYNLQGGVAAMKKWGLDLLASDSPDDG